Genomic DNA from Candidatus Hydrogenedentota bacterium:
TCACGGGAATCACCACCAGCACGGTCGTCACGAGCAGAAGCAGCCACGACGCGGGGATCCGCGCCAGCCGGCCCCGCCGCCACGCCACCCAAACCATCCAGCGGCGGCCAGCGGCCCCAGCCCGAGGATGTTCGGGCGCATCAGGGCGTAGGAGCCGAAGATCAGCCCCGCCAGAACTGCCCAGCCGGGGGAGCAGTTGCGCGACCACAGAAACAGCACGTAGACCAGCAGGGGAAACAGGAACACAAAGAGCGCGGGGTCGTTGACCTCGCCCTCCCAGTAGACGAAGATGCCGAGCACGGCGGCGCAGAACGCGCTGAAGAGCCCCGCCGCCGGGGAGAAGAGCGCGCGCCCCAGCAGAAACAGCACCACGATGGTGCCGAGCCCCAGGAACAGGTTCATCAGGCGCGGCGCGAGATAGCTCCCGTCCGTCAGCCCGTAGACCGCCGTCAGCAGGTAGCCGTAGCCCGGCGGACGGAAGAACGGCGTGGTGCGCATCTCCGGGTCCGTCGTGCCGTCGGGCACCGACCAGTCGCCCGACAGGATCGCGCGGGCGAAATAGTCCTGCACCTGCGGATCCTGCTGGAGGGCGGCGAAATCCGGGGCCTGGGCCACCTGCGCGAGGTAGGCCACCCGCAGGATTAGCCCCAGCAGCAGGATGAGCGCCAGACGCCGCCATTCCCACGGCGCGACGCGCCGTGGAACGCCGGAATCCGTGTCAGCGGGGACGGGGGACGCTGTTGACGGTGTGGTCACGTAGGCTCCTCAGCAAGACAGGTGGGCGCGCGCCCGGACAGCCGGCAGGCCAGGACCGAAGGCCGCGGGGGGTGCAGAAAAAGGGGGCCACGCACGCCCTAAAGCATGTACACAAACGGGGAAACCACCCCCGCACTGCCCGCAAACGCGAACAGGAAGGCGAGCAGCACCAGGGAGATAAGGATGGGCAGGAGCCAGAATTTCTTGCGCACCCGCATGAACGCCCAGAGTTCTTTCAATGTTTCCATGGACACATCCTGTTTTTGGACAACGACTTCACGCAGGAATGGTACCGTCCCCCGCCCGGCAAGTCAACCTTTCGGCGACGCTGGGATTCCCGCAGGGGGAAGAACGCGCGGCGAGGGCGGCCTGCATCGGCGGCACAGCTCCGCAGTCCATACCGTCCATCCAGTCCATATCGTCCATCAAATGGACGGAATGGACTAAACGGACACTATGGACCTGGCCCAATCCCGGAAAGAGAACCGGTGCCGGGGGTGTTTGCTAGAATGCTCTCTCCGGCGGGGTGTTGCGCCGGGCAACGGTTTACGGAGTGACTGTCATGCAGATGAAGAAGAATGCCGGGCTTTCCCGGAGGGCGTTTCTGGGCGCGGTGGCGGCGGGGGGCGCGTTTGCCATCGGGGCGGGCGGTCGCGCGGCGGCGCAGGCGGGAGGCCGGGTGGTCATGCTCGGGTTCGACGGCGCGGAGCCCCGGATTATCGAGGAGATGCTGGGCCGGGGCGAACTGCCCAACCTGGCAAAACTGCGGGACCAGGGCGGCTTCCACGACTTGGGCTCGACGGTGCCGCCGCAGTCGCCGGTGGCTTGGAACACCTTCGCGACGTGCAAGAACCCCGGCGGGCACAACATCTTCGACTTCATCCGCCGGAACCCGCAGGGGCCGACGGGCCCCTTCCCCGTGGTGGGCACGGGCAAGCTGGAGTCCGTCCGCCTGACGCCGCAGGGCATGGTGGAGGCACCGGCAAGCGGGGTCAACTACCGCCGGGGCACGCCGTTCTGGGCCGTGGCGGACGAGCAGGGCAAACGCGCGAAAATCCTGAACGTGCCGTTCATCTTCCCCGCGGACCCGATGAAGAACGGGCTGATGCTGTGCGCCCTGGGGGTGCCGGACGTGCGCGGCACGTCGAGCACCTATTTCTCCCTGTCGGACCGGTTCACGGACGGACAGCTCCGCGAGCCCCTCTCGGGCGGCCAGCGCATGAAGCTGGCCTTTGACGGCACGGACACGGCGGAGGTCGCCCTGCCGGGGCCGCGCGACGGGCGGGTGAAGTTTGGCCAGCCGGGGGCGCACACCACGGTCCCCGTGCGCGTCCAGGTGGACCGCAAGGCGGGCAAAGGCTTCGCCGAATCGGACGGGAAACGCGTGGAGCTGGTGCGGGGCGAATGGTCCGAGTGGCTGGAGCTGCGCTTCAAGATGTCGGACAGCTTCTCCGTGGAGGCGCTGACGCGTTTCTACCCCATGGAGATCGGGGAGGCCGTGCGCGTCTACGCGGGGTGCGTGCAGTTCCACCCACGCGCGCCCTACGCCCCCTTCACGCACCCGAGCGAGTATTCGGCGGAGCTGGCGGAGCGCTACGGGCTCTACAAGACCGTCGGCTGGGCCTATGACACCCACGCCCTGCGCCAGGGCGACCTGGACGAGGAGGCCTTCCTGAAGGACATTGACCAGACCATGGCATGGCGCGAGCGGCTGACGCTGGACGAGCTGGACCGGGGCGGCTTTGACATGCTGGTGAGCGCGTGGACCGCCACGGACCGGGTGGGCCACATGTTCTGGCGGTTCCGCGACCCGAAACACCCGCTCTACCAGCCGGACGCCCCGGAGAAGTGGGCCAAGGCGCTGGAGGCGTCCTACCGCCGCGCGGACGAGGCCACGGGCCGCGTCATGGAACGCCTCACGCCGGAGGACACGCTGTTCGTCCTGTCGGACCACGGCTTCGGCACGTGGCGGACGGGCTTCGACGTGAACGCGTGGCTCAAGGAGCGGGGCTGGCTGGCCGTGGCCGATCCGGCGAAGGCCGGCGAGGGCTTCCTCCAGGGGATTGACTGGGCAAAGACGCGGGCCTACGCCGTGGGCCTCAGCTCGGTCTACCTGAACCTCCAGGGCCGCGAGACGCGCGGCGTCGTGGCGAAGGCGGACGCGGAGCGGCAGGTCCAGGAGCTGGCCGCCGCGCTGCTGGAGGTCAAGGACCCGGACACGGGCGCGAAGGTGTTCGACAAGGTCCACCCGGGGTCGGCGTACCGGGGCGAGGCCATGGCCGACGCGCCGGACCTTGTGCTGGGCTACGCCGCGGCCTACCAGAACCACAAGACGGCGGCGAAGGGCGGCGTGGGCGAAAAGCTGTTCGAGCCGAACGCGGACAAGTGGAGCGGGGACCACGCCTCGACCGAGTGCTCGCTGTGCCCCGGCATGCTGTTCAGCAACCGCAAACTGGCGAAGACCGCGCCGAACATCCAGGACCTCGGCGTGACGGCGCTGCGCGCCCTGGGCGCGTCGGTGCCCGCGGACTATGAGGGCGACATGATCCTGTGACCCGGCGGCTCAGGCCTGGTCGGGCGGGTACTTGACCACGAGGTGCAGCTCGTCAAGCTGGCGCTGCTCCACCGTGCCGGGCGCGCCCATGAGCAGGTCCTGCGCGCGCTGGTTGAGCGGGAACGCGATGACCTCGCGGATGTTCGGCTCGTCGGCCAGCAGCATGACGATGCGGTCGAGGCCCGGGGCGATGCCCCCGTGGGGGGGGGCACCGTAGTGGAAGGCCTTCCACAGGGCGGGGAACTTCGACTTCACGACGCTCTCGGGGTACCCGGCGATCTCGAAGGCCTTCAGCATGACCTCGGGCCGGTGGTTGCGGATGGCGCCGGACGACAGCTCGATGCCGTTGCACACGATGTCGTACTGGTAGGCCAGCACCTCCAGCGGGTCCTGGTTCAGCAGGGCGTCCATGCCGCCCTGGGGCATCGAGAAGGGGTTGTGGCAGAAGTCCACCTTGTTGAAGTCCTCGTTCCACTCGAACATGGGGAAGTCCACGATCCAGCAGAACGCGGCGAGGGACGGGTCAATCAGGTCCAGCTTGCGGCCGAGATAGGCGCGCACCTTGCCCATGAGCCCGTTGGTCTCCGCCCGCTTGCCCGCGCCGAAGAAGAGGGCGTCGCCGTCCTCCGCGCCGGTCCGCGCGATGAGGCCGCGCTTCTCGTCCTCGCTGAGGAACTTCGCGATGGGGCCCTTGAACTCGCCGCCGCGCAGGGCCAGCCAGGCGAGGCCCTTGGCCCCCTCGGACCGGGCGTGGCGCTCGGCGTCGTCGAAGAACTTTCGGGGCTGGTCGGCCGCGCCCTTGGCGTTGAGCACCTTCACCGCGCCGCCCGTCTCGACCTGGGCGCTGAACACCTTCAGCTCGCAGGCGCCGAACAGGTCGGTGCAGTCGGTCATCTTCATCTCGAAGCGCAGGTCCGGCTTGTCCGTGCCGTACAGCTCCACGGCGTCGCGGTAGGTCACGCGCGGGAACACGGGGTTCTGGATGCGCTTGGACGACAGCTCGCTGAACACGCGGACCAGGAGCCTCTCCAGCTCCAGGAACAGGTCCTCCTGCGTGATGAAGGACATCTCGATGTCAATCTGGTAGAACTCGCCCGGGCTGCGGTCCGCGCGGGAGTCCTCGTCGCGGAAGCACGGGGCGATCTGGAAGTACTTGTCGAAGCCGGAGACCATGAGGAGCTGCTTGAACTGCTGGGGGGCCTGCGGCAGGGCGTAGAAGGCGCCCGCGTACAGGCGGCTGGGCACCAGGTAGTCGCGCGCGCCCTCGGGGGACGACGCCGTGAGGATGGGCGTGTGGAACTCCGTGAAGCCCCGCTCGACCAGGTGCTGGCGCACCAGCGCGGCGGTCTGCGAGCGCAGGAGGATGTTGCGGTGCATGTGGTCGCGGCGCAGGTCGAGGAAGCGGTGTTCGAGACGCGTCTCCTCGGGGCAGTCCAGTTCCTGGTTCACCGGGAAGGGCAGCGTCTCCGCCGTGGACTCCACGAGGAAGGCGTCGGCGACGACCTCGATGTCGCCGGTGGCCATGTTCGGGTTCACCGTCTCCGCCGCACGCGCCACCACCGCGCCCGTCACCGTCACGACATACTCGTTGCGCGCGCGCTCGGCCTCGGCAAAGCACGGGCTGCCGGGGTTCACCACCACCTGGGTCACGCCGTAATGGTCGCGCAGGTCAATGAAGACCACCCCGCCGTGGTCCCGCTTGCGGTGGACCCAGCCGGAGAGCTTGACCGTCGTGCCCGCGTCCGTCTTGCTCAGGGCGCCGCAGGTATGGGTGCGAAAGGGGTGCATGGGGGGCCTCCAGAAGAAAAACGGGCCTTCCGGCCCTTATTCCAAGTGCGACAGGCGTTTCCGCGTCCACGCGGAACTTTCGGAATGGTAGCAATCCCCGCGAAAAATGTCAAACCGCGCGGGACGGAAGGTGGCGCGGGGCTTCCCTGCGGGCTTATGATGGGGTGCCCTGCCCCGGCAGGCGGGCGGGCGGAGGGTTCCCGCCATGCGCAGCGCGATATTTGTTGACTTCGACAATGTCTTCATCGGCCTGAACGCCCAGGACGAGGCGCTTGCGCGGTCTTTCGCGACGGCCCCGCTCAAGTGGCTGGAATGGTTTGAAAAATCACTGCCCCTCCACGAGGGCACGCCGGCCCTGGGCCAGCGGCGCATTCTGGTGCGCCGGTGCTACCTGAACCCGAAGCAGTTCGGCGACTACCGCCCCTACTTCATCCGCGCCGGGTTTGAGACGGTGGACTGCCCCGTCCTCACGACGTACGGAAAGACCAGCGCGGATGTCCACATGGTGCTGGACATTCTGGAACTGCTGAACTATGAGGTGCGGCCGGAGGAGGTCATCCTCCTGTCCGCAGACGCCGATTTCACGCCGGTTCTCCTGAAACTGCGCAAGTGGGACCTGCGCACCGTGGTGGTGGCCGTGGGCCCCTCGGCGGCGGCCTACCGCGCGGCGGCCGACATTGTCGTGGACCAGGACGTCTTTGTGGACCTGGCGCTCCAGGCGGTGGGGGAGCAGCGGCCCCGCCGCACCGCGCCCCCGCGCCCGAAGCCGCCCGCGCCGGAACCCCTGGGCGGGGAGACGGCCCCGCCGCCCGCCCGCAGGCCCGCCCCGCGTCCGGCGGCCCCCGCCGAGCCCGCCGCCAAACGGGAGAAGGACCCCTTCTCCGAGTACCTGCGGGTCCTCGTGGACGCGGCGTCGGAGCCCATCGCCATGGCGACGCTGGCCGCGTCCTTCCGGCATCAGTTCCCCGATCTGGGGGACACCTGGGGCGCCCACAGCACCTTCAAGCAGTTTCTCGCGGGACTGGACCTGACGGGCCTGGAAATCTCCAGCGCGTCCCCCGGGCACATCTATGACCCGGCGCGGCACGCGCCGCCCAAGGACGCCCTGCCCGAATACGAGGAGACGTTCCGGACGAAGCACCCCGACCTGGAGCCGCTGGCCCGAAAAATCAGCCAGCTCACGGACACCCCCTTCCTGATGCCGGAGGACTACGCCTTCGTCCTGCGCGCCATGGCGGAGGAGACGGGCCCCTCCTACGAGAGCCTGAGCGAGCTGGCCAAAAAGGTCCGGGACAAGTGCCGCGAGACGGGCATCCCCGTGGGGCGGCAGGCCGTGAACTTCATCGTGCGCGGCATCACCTTCGGCGGGCACCGCTTCGGCAAGACGCAGGACACGGCGGCGAAACTCGCCGACCTCTTCATCCAGAACACCGCGACCCTCTGCAGCGGCGCGCAGTTCAACCTGAGCGACAAGGAGACGCGCCTGCTGAAGACCTGGATCAAGCAGTCCCTCTGACCCGGCGGAGAAAAGAAAAACGCCGCGCGCGGCGTGAAACCGCGCGCGGCGCAAGAGTCTGCGGGGCGGGGATCAGACGTTGCCCTTGAGTTCGACGGTGGCGCCGGCCTCTTCGAGGGAGGTCTTGAACTTGTCGGCCTCTTCCTTCGTCAGGCCTTCCTTGATCGGCGTCGGGGCCTTCTCGACCAGGTCCTTGGCTTCCTTCAGACCGAAGCCGCCGAGGTCCTTCACGACCTTGATCACGCCGATCTTCTGGGCGCCGAAGTCCTTCAGGATCACGTCGTAGGAGGAGGGCTCCTCGGGGGCCGCGGCGGCCTCGGCGGCCGGCATCGCGCCCATCATCATGGGGGCGGCGGCCGTCACGCCGAACTTGTCCTCAAGGGCCTTCACCAGCTCGCTCAGCTCAAGCACGGTCAGGTTGGCCACGCTCTCGATAATCGCATCAAGCTTCTCAGACATGGGTCACTTTTCCTCTTGTATGGCCGCCCGGGGCGGCCGTGTTGTTTTCTGTCATCCGCCGTCTTAGGCGGCCTGTTCCTTCTGTTGACGAATCTGGTCGAGCACGTTGACCAGGTTGCGCGGCAGTGCGGCAAGCACGCCGACGGTGTTGCGGAGCGGCATCGCCATGGTCCCGACGACCTGGGCAATGAGCTGCTCGCGCGGCGGAAGACCGGCAAGCGCCTCGAGCTGGGCCGCCGTGACCGGCTTCCCCTCAAGCACGCCTCCGACCATGGACACAAAGGAAACCTCCTTGCCGAACTCCTTGAGGATCTTCGCCGGGGCGACGGGGTCCTTGCTGAACGCCCACGCCGTCGGGCCCTCCATGAAGTCCGCGGCGGCCTCCATCCCCTGCGAGCGCAGGGCGCGGCGGGCCAGCGTGTTCTTGTAGACCTTGAACTCGATGCCGGCGGCCCGGAGGCGGTTCCGCAGCTCGGAAGCCTGCGCCACATTGATCCCCACATACTTCGCGGCGACCGCAATCTGGCAGCCTTCCAAACGCTGGGTCATCTCGGCGACCGCGTCAATTTTCTGCTGTGTTGGCAAAACGCATTCACCTCCTTTCAAGAGAACCGCGCTTTCGCGCGCGCGGCGCGGCAACGGCCGCGCCAGGTAAAAAAATCCCCGCGCCGTGGGTGACAGCGCGGGGACTTGGCATTCCAAACCTGCCGGGGCGTTTCCGCCCCGCCATGCCCTGCGGCATGGACTAGTCCGCATCTCGGCTGGGTATTAAGGCCCTGCGGCCACCGGCTGTCTGCGACACGCGTCCCGCAAAACTTCGCGGGGACAGGGCTAAGAATACCAAAAACACGCCGTCCGATGCAAGACACGGACGGATGACAAACGACGCACCGCCCCTGATCCACGGACAAGACATCGTGAAAACCGGCGCCGAGGCGGGAACGAGGTTGCTTCAGGCGCTGCGCGCCTTCGCAATGACGCGTATTTCCGCAGTCATTGCGAGCGAAGCGCGGCAATCTCGTTCCCGCCAACGCCTCGACCTACGCTACGGGCCGCCACGAAAACCCTTCGTCGGAAAGCCCCGGGTCCGTCCGTGTCCGTCCGTGCGGTTTCCGGACTACCGCCAGCCCTTGTCCCGCTCAATCCTTCGGATCTCCTTCGCGATCCCCCGCCAACGGGTCTTCTCGATCTGGCGGGCGCTCTGTTCCTGGCGCAGCTCCTGGTACCGGATCTCCCGCCGCAGTTTTTCGTAGCTGCGGAAGCGGCCCCCATCCAGCGTGCCGCCCTCGAGCGCGGCGCGCACCGCGCACCCGGGCTCGTTCTCATGCGTGCAGTCGGCAAACCGGCACTGCGCCGCCAGGGCCTCCACGTCGGCGAAGGCCGTCTCCAGCCCGTCGTCGTCCGACCAGATCTGCAGCTCGCGCATGCCGGGCGTGTCCATGATCAGGCCGCCCCCGGGCAGCGGGATCAGCTCCCGCTGCGTCGTTGTGTGGCGGCCCCGGCTGTCGTCAGCGCGCACGGCCCGCACGGCCTGGCGCTCCCGGCCGAGCAGGGCGTTCACCAGCGACGACTTCCCGACACCCGACGACCCGAGAAGGGCCCCCGTGGCGCCCGGCGGCAGCAGCGCGCGCAGCGCGTCCACACCGCGTCCCGTCGCCGCGCTCAGCACGGCCACCGGCGCGCCGGGGGCCGCGGCCTCGGCCTCGGCCACGCGGGCGTCCACCTCCCCGCAGAGGTCCGCCTTGTTCAGCACGACCACCGGCCGCGCGCCGCTGTCCCACGCCACCGTCAGGTAGCGCTCCAGACGGCGGAGGTTGAAGTCGCCGTCCAGGCTCGTCACCAGAAACACGACATCCACGTTGGCCGCGACCACCTGCTCCTCCGTGCGGTCACCCGCCGCGGTGCGCGAAAAGCGGCTCCGCCTCGGAAGCACCGCGTGCACCGTCGCCGCGTCCTCCTCCTCGCGCGGCGACACCGCCACCCAGTCGCCCACGGCGGGCCACTCCGCCCGCGCCGGGTGCTCATGGCGGAACCGGCCGGAAAGCTCCGCCCAGAGGTCGCCCGACGCCCCGGCCGCCACATACGCCTCGCGGTGCTCGCACACCACCCGCGCGGGTTCCCACCCGCGCCCCAGATACGGTTCCATCTGCCCGGCCCACCGGGCGTCCCAGCCAAGGGCCGCCAGCGCCGGACACACGGGGACGGAATCGTCCCCGAAAGGCTCATCATGAGGGATGCTCATTGCTGTTCTCCGTTGAAAAGGCACACTTCTCTCATCAGGGAAAGAACGGAAAACGTGCGACGGCGCGGGCTGAAGACACACAGCCACCCCGGACGGGCGGCGAAAAGGCGGGAAAGGAAACTACCCCAGCCCTCAGCGGCCGGACCGGAAGCGCGGCATCGCACACTGCACGGCAATATCCATAACGCCTCCATGGTTGGTTGGGCCCTCCAACAAGGGCGACCCCGGTTCATTCAACGGGGGATATTGTAGTGCATGCGGGGGCGCGGTGCAAACTGTAAGCGCAAGAAGGAAGAGGGCGCGGCAAGCGGCGCCCCTACATGCCCGTACCCTGGGCATGCGCGAAACACCGGGTCATCCTCCCGCAGGGGCGCTGCTTGCCGTGCCCTGTGCGCATGCCAAATACCCGGTCGCTCGCCCGTAGGGGCGCTGCTTGCCGCGCCCTGTGTGCATGACAAATACCCGGTCACTCGCCCGTAGGGGCGCTGCTTGCCGCGCCCGGGCGCGGGCACGATAGCCGTCGCTTGTCCGGTGACTGGGGCGCCACGGTCCCACACGCCGCCCACGCCGCCGGTCTGGTAAAATGGCCCCCGCACAACGGCAGAAAGACGCCCCCGCATGATCCTCACAGTCACCCCGAACCCCTGCGTGGACAAGACGGTCTTCATCGCGCGCCTGGAGCCCGGCGGGCGTTTCCGCAGCCCGAAATGCACCCACATCCCCGGCGGCAAGGGCACCAACGTGTCGCGTGCCGTGAAGGCCCTCGGCGGCGACACGGCGGCCCTGGTCATCGTGGGCGGGCACACGGGCCGCCACGTGGTGGACATGATCGAACAGCAGGACGGGGTGCGCTGCGTGCCCGTGTGGGTAGCCGGCATGACCCGCGTCATCACCACGGTGCTGGAGACGGACGTCCACCGCCAGACCGCCCTCTTCGACCCCGGCTCCCCCGTGACCGCCGCAGAGGGGGACGCCGTGGCGGCCGCCTTCGGCCGCGAGGTGCGCGGCGCCGCCGTCGCCACGTTCAACGGCTCCGTGCCCGACCCCGCCCTCGTGGACCTCTATGTCCGGTGCATCCCCCTCGCGCGGGAGGCCGGCGCCTTCACCATCCTCGACTCCTACGGCGAGGAGTTCCGCCGCGGCATCGCCGCCGGGCCGGACATGGTCAAGCCGAACCGCGAGGAGGCGGAGCGCCTGCTCGGGCGGAAACTGGAGACCCGCGCCGACTGCTGGGCCGCCGTGGACGCCTTCCACGCCATGGGCGTGCCGCTCGTCGTCCTGTCCCTGGGCGCTGAAGGCGCGCTCGTCTCCCGGAAAGGCGGCACCCGCCTCGAAGTGACCCCGCCCCCCATCGAGGAGGTCAACCCCGTCGGCTCCGGCGACGCGCTCGTCGCCGGGTTCGCCGTCGGCATCGAGCGCGGTCTCCCCCTCGACGAAACCGCCCGCCTCGCCGTCGCCTGCGGCACCGCCAACGCCCTCTCCTGGGACATCGGCCACTTCACCGCCAAAGAGGTGGAGGAGCTCGCCGCCCGCGTGCGGGTGGCGGCGATAGTCTAAGCCTCTTGGACGCAACACAGAGGTTGGTATAGACAGACCGCAACACTCTCATCACTGAACCGACTACAGGCCCATCGAATCCACAAGACGCCGTCTGTCCACAGGAACCCTTTTCCACCTCGAATCGCACGCTAGTGAGCGTTTCTTCGTGCTCGTAATCAGGCAAGGCCCACCAGGCAAGAGAGTACCCTGGACTTGTGTACGGTGTGCTCCTGATCGACAGAGACCCACGCCCCGCGCGGGCATCTGACTACCTGCTTGCGCGCTATCGCTAGCCCTGCGTAAGGCCTGTATACAAGATGCGGTCCGGCTAGTTAATCCGGCTCATCAGCAGCAAAGCCACACGGGTGGCAACCTCAGTTGCTGAACCAAGCTTAACCTCCTCGGTGGTCGCCGAAGCCATGACCCGCCCATCGGAAAGGGAAATGGCCTTGGCAATGATCACGGGCACTTCAACCGCATAGTCTCCGGAGACTTTCCGCACCATGCTTTGGCCCTTCTTCACCCGGGCACTAACCACAATGTCCGCATGTTCTTTTACAGACGCCACCTGCGCCTGTTGCGCCTGTGGCAGCTCCGGATTAGCGAAAACAGCGTCCACATCGATACCTGACAGGCCGATCGCCACGCTCCGGTCAACCAGCACCGCGCCGCCATCCATGAAGGGGCGCTCCAGACTGTGCTGAATAGATTCAAGCTCGTCTTCCGTGAAGTCGTTTGCGCCGGGTCCCTTGGGAACATAGACTTCCTCCACCGACTCGCCACGGGCCTTAAAGGTTCCTTCTTGGCTTGACTCCGCAGTGACCGATGCCGCTCCCGTCACCTTCAGCACCTTCTGCATCGTCCGATCATCGTTATCCTGCATGTCACGGTTCACCAAGACTATGACTCGTGGGGCTTTTTTCCCTGAAAATGCCGTCCTGAATGCCTCTATTCCGTCCCTCGCCTCTTCCGACATGGTCGGGGTTCGCCTGTCAATTTGCTGCGCAAGTGGGGGGCGGTCAGGTGAAGGCACCACATGCGGCCTCTGGGGTAGTTCTGCTGAAGGAGCAACCACCGTGTTGGAAGACTGCGTCATGGCCACGCCCTGGAAGGCGCAAACCGACACGACCATGAAAGCCAGCATCCTTATATGTACCACCATGACCGAACCTCCTATCGCTCCATTCTGATGCGAATGGAGTATTGTTGTGATCTTTCGTTCAGAGCGACCGCCTTGTAAGTGGACTGGCCGTTAGGCGGGAGAATGAGTGTCACCCAGGCCGTCTCATCACCAGAAGAAAATCCAGCATCGTCCTTGAAGACTGTCTGCGCTTGGACGTTCACCGCATTGTCGGAATTGTTTCTGAGAATTGCCTCGGCGATAATCCGACCTTCAGTAGTGTAGCTGGCACGTTGGGCGTCTACGCTGATGAGTTTCTGCAGGGGCTTGTCAAGCAGAACCAGAGACTCTGTTCCTTCTAGGCTTGTCCCACGTTTAAGGGGTGCGTAGGGACCTTGCGTTTGACATCCCACTCCAACCAGCAGGAATGCAATTAGAATGAGAGTCATCACCGCATATTGAACGTTAGTTTTCATAGTAATTCTCCTTGATGTGTTCACGTTGTTCATGTTTTTTCTCGCGACTTTTTGGAAGACGACTTCGGAGTGCTCTCGTCGTTCTTCCCAACAGATTTAGATATCTTGTACTTTCCGATTTCGGACATTCCTGATGCACTTACAAAGTATGCTGTCCCCGTGGAGGCTGTGGAACTCTTCGATGTCTTTCCTGTCAACAGCAGATGCATGGACTTGTCAGGGGTGCAGTGATATTCAATTCGCATG
This window encodes:
- a CDS encoding glycosyltransferase family 39 protein, which codes for MTTPSTASPVPADTDSGVPRRVAPWEWRRLALILLLGLILRVAYLAQVAQAPDFAALQQDPQVQDYFARAILSGDWSVPDGTTDPEMRTTPFFRPPGYGYLLTAVYGLTDGSYLAPRLMNLFLGLGTIVVLFLLGRALFSPAAGLFSAFCAAVLGIFVYWEGEVNDPALFVFLFPLLVYVLFLWSRNCSPGWAVLAGLIFGSYALMRPNILGLGPLAAAGWFGWRGGGAGWRGSPRRGCFCS
- the aspS gene encoding aspartate--tRNA ligase, with the translated sequence MHPFRTHTCGALSKTDAGTTVKLSGWVHRKRDHGGVVFIDLRDHYGVTQVVVNPGSPCFAEAERARNEYVVTVTGAVVARAAETVNPNMATGDIEVVADAFLVESTAETLPFPVNQELDCPEETRLEHRFLDLRRDHMHRNILLRSQTAALVRQHLVERGFTEFHTPILTASSPEGARDYLVPSRLYAGAFYALPQAPQQFKQLLMVSGFDKYFQIAPCFRDEDSRADRSPGEFYQIDIEMSFITQEDLFLELERLLVRVFSELSSKRIQNPVFPRVTYRDAVELYGTDKPDLRFEMKMTDCTDLFGACELKVFSAQVETGGAVKVLNAKGAADQPRKFFDDAERHARSEGAKGLAWLALRGGEFKGPIAKFLSEDEKRGLIARTGAEDGDALFFGAGKRAETNGLMGKVRAYLGRKLDLIDPSLAAFCWIVDFPMFEWNEDFNKVDFCHNPFSMPQGGMDALLNQDPLEVLAYQYDIVCNGIELSSGAIRNHRPEVMLKAFEIAGYPESVVKSKFPALWKAFHYGAPPHGGIAPGLDRIVMLLADEPNIREVIAFPLNQRAQDLLMGAPGTVEQRQLDELHLVVKYPPDQA
- a CDS encoding NYN domain-containing protein, giving the protein MRSAIFVDFDNVFIGLNAQDEALARSFATAPLKWLEWFEKSLPLHEGTPALGQRRILVRRCYLNPKQFGDYRPYFIRAGFETVDCPVLTTYGKTSADVHMVLDILELLNYEVRPEEVILLSADADFTPVLLKLRKWDLRTVVVAVGPSAAAYRAAADIVVDQDVFVDLALQAVGEQRPRRTAPPRPKPPAPEPLGGETAPPPARRPAPRPAAPAEPAAKREKDPFSEYLRVLVDAASEPIAMATLAASFRHQFPDLGDTWGAHSTFKQFLAGLDLTGLEISSASPGHIYDPARHAPPKDALPEYEETFRTKHPDLEPLARKISQLTDTPFLMPEDYAFVLRAMAEETGPSYESLSELAKKVRDKCRETGIPVGRQAVNFIVRGITFGGHRFGKTQDTAAKLADLFIQNTATLCSGAQFNLSDKETRLLKTWIKQSL
- the rplL gene encoding 50S ribosomal protein L7/L12, whose product is MSEKLDAIIESVANLTVLELSELVKALEDKFGVTAAAPMMMGAMPAAEAAAAPEEPSSYDVILKDFGAQKIGVIKVVKDLGGFGLKEAKDLVEKAPTPIKEGLTKEEADKFKTSLEEAGATVELKGNV
- a CDS encoding 50S ribosomal protein L10, which encodes MRTSPCRRAWRGGNAPAGLECQVPALSPTARGFFYLARPLPRRARESAVLLKGGECVLPTQQKIDAVAEMTQRLEGCQIAVAAKYVGINVAQASELRNRLRAAGIEFKVYKNTLARRALRSQGMEAAADFMEGPTAWAFSKDPVAPAKILKEFGKEVSFVSMVGGVLEGKPVTAAQLEALAGLPPREQLIAQVVGTMAMPLRNTVGVLAALPRNLVNVLDQIRQQKEQAA
- the rsgA gene encoding ribosome small subunit-dependent GTPase A produces the protein MEPYLGRGWEPARVVCEHREAYVAAGASGDLWAELSGRFRHEHPARAEWPAVGDWVAVSPREEEDAATVHAVLPRRSRFSRTAAGDRTEEQVVAANVDVVFLVTSLDGDFNLRRLERYLTVAWDSGARPVVVLNKADLCGEVDARVAEAEAAAPGAPVAVLSAATGRGVDALRALLPPGATGALLGSSGVGKSSLVNALLGRERQAVRAVRADDSRGRHTTTQRELIPLPGGGLIMDTPGMRELQIWSDDDGLETAFADVEALAAQCRFADCTHENEPGCAVRAALEGGTLDGGRFRSYEKLRREIRYQELRQEQSARQIEKTRWRGIAKEIRRIERDKGWR
- a CDS encoding 1-phosphofructokinase family hexose kinase, translated to MILTVTPNPCVDKTVFIARLEPGGRFRSPKCTHIPGGKGTNVSRAVKALGGDTAALVIVGGHTGRHVVDMIEQQDGVRCVPVWVAGMTRVITTVLETDVHRQTALFDPGSPVTAAEGDAVAAAFGREVRGAAVATFNGSVPDPALVDLYVRCIPLAREAGAFTILDSYGEEFRRGIAAGPDMVKPNREEAERLLGRKLETRADCWAAVDAFHAMGVPLVVLSLGAEGALVSRKGGTRLEVTPPPIEEVNPVGSGDALVAGFAVGIERGLPLDETARLAVACGTANALSWDIGHFTAKEVEELAARVRVAAIV
- a CDS encoding YcfL family protein; this encodes MKTNVQYAVMTLILIAFLLVGVGCQTQGPYAPLKRGTSLEGTESLVLLDKPLQKLISVDAQRASYTTEGRIIAEAILRNNSDNAVNVQAQTVFKDDAGFSSGDETAWVTLILPPNGQSTYKAVALNERSQQYSIRIRMER